The genomic segment TGTTAATCAATTCCCTGCAGGTCCCGTCCCAGAATAAAGCTTTTGCGATATTGGCAATCGCAGTGCGCCGCTTTTGGCCATTGACAAGATAAAGAATGACTGTTTTCCAGTTCCTGTTGAAAAATTCATCCCGGTCTTCAACTGAAATCTTAAGGTTGTGCCTGTCGTTTTTCCAGCCCGTTGCGGGAAAACTTCTCCGGCTCATAAGCAAAATGCCTCCTTTTTGAACAAAACTGATACTTGCATTATATTAATATGAGTATTTATAAAAGAGATTCTCATGCTGAAAGAGGAAATTCTTGCTCAAATAAGACAATATCTTGTCTCAAATCAGGATGGCGATGACATGTCGCAAATTGACACGCGTGCACTGGAAAGAGGCGAGTTGATAAGATTAGAATTGAAGCCGGGTGAATCTCTTGAATATATTGATCAGATCAGAAGAGAAGGCACGATTTCCAATGTTAAAATAATTGATGCCGGAACCTTTGGCGACGCATATGACAATAATTCCAAATTAGTAATTTACTGGGTGGACAAGAGGCAGCATTAAATGACAGAACAAACCACCGAAATAGATCTCAAAGAAGAAGTTGTAAGGGTTATCGGTTACCGGGAAGACGGCTTGTGGTATGCCCTCGGACTGGAAGTCAGCATCTTGGGACATGGGGAGACTTTTCAAGAAGCCGTGAACCTGCTTGAGGAACTTATTCAGGAACAGATAGAGTTCTGCAACGAAAACGCCATGTCGTATCATTGCCGCTCTGAGGAAAAATACTTTCAGCTGTATGAAGAACTGAAAAACAGAGAATCGCAAACCGAGAGGGCGAGATCCGACGAATCTATTGCCTATTCATTCCCTACTGAAAATCAACGACCGAAGATAGATCAATTGTCCATTCATCGTTTGGGCACCCTTTCAAGATAAAGTTCATGTCCAGTTCCAAGGTTTATTCCTATCATGAACTTGTCAAAAAGATTTTAGATTACGACAGTCGATTTGAAATCAGATACGGAGGGAAACATCCAAAAATCTATCATCCGGATGTAGATGGCAGCAAAAAATCCTTTCCTGTTCCTTTTCACGGAAAAAACAAAGCCATCCCCAAGGGTTACTATAAAGAAATAATAAGGCGATTCAATTTGCCGAGTGATTTTTTCGATTGACACAGAAGTAGTCAAAAATACTACTGCACAGAAAAGATATACTACCAAGCACCAAGAATGTCCGTTGAGGTTAACCTCAAGCGAATTAGACAAAAGCCCCGCAAGCGCCACCAATTATCCTCTCCACCCTCTTCTCCCAGGTGTACTCCGCCGCCCCCGCCCGGGCATCTTCCGAAATCCGAGCGCAAAGTTCCGAATCAGCAAGCACGAGATCAAGCGCCCGAATAATCGCCTCTGCGTCATCAGGAGGAGTTACAACCGAGTTCTCTCCCGGCCTCAGTATCTCAAGAACCGACGGAACCCCGGTCGCGACAATGGGTTTCCCGGCGGCCATATACTCGAAAAGCTTAAGCGGAGAAGTGAACTTCCCGGCCTCCGTCCCGTCCCTTATAGTTACCCTGGACGAATAGGGCATGACCAGGAAGTCAGATGCAGGTAGATAGGAAGAAATCATTTGGGAGGCGGAAAATTTCATGCACAAACGTGACAGAGCGCCTTGACAACAAGTTAGTGTTTGTTTATTCTAAACACACACTAACTATAAAGGAGCTTTTAAATGTCTAAATATGAACCTCTGACTACGTACCTGCATGGGCAGAAGCCGCGGATGTCAATACCCATGACATTTGAAGAAATCGAAAGAATCATCGGAACTAAACTGCCGCAGTCGGCATCTAGACATCGGGCATGGTGGTCCAACAATTCTACAAATAACGTCATGACCGACGCTTGGCTCAAAGCGGGCTACAAGACAAGGAATGTTGACATGGAAGACCGCAAACTGGTGTTCGAAAAATCCGGCCAAGCCGAATCATCTCCTCAGACCGGCGATAAGGAATTAGCCCCTGGGAAGATTTTCAATGAAGCCGACCCCGATTTTT from the Candidatus Dadabacteria bacterium genome contains:
- a CDS encoding glycosyltransferase encodes the protein MISSYLPASDFLVMPYSSRVTIRDGTEAGKFTSPLKLFEYMAAGKPIVATGVPSVLEILRPGENSVVTPPDDAEAIIRALDLVLADSELCARISEDARAGAAEYTWEKRVERIIGGACGAFV